TCCGATGGAAGCACCCGGAGCGCGGCTGGTTGTCACCGGCCGCGTTTCTGCCCGCCCTGGAGAACGGCCCCCTCGTCGTGCCCACCGGTCGGTGGATTCTCGAAACCGCGTGTGCGCAGGCAGCCGAATGGCGCCGCACGCACCCCGACTTCCGCATGAGTGTGAATCTGTTCGCCGCACAACTGCGGTCCGGCGATCTGCCGGGCATCGTACAGACGGTGCTGCAGACCCATGACCTGCCGGCCGCGGCCCTGGAACTCGAGATCACCGAGAATATCGCGCTCGAAGGCAATCGCTGTGTCGCTCAGCAACTGGAGGAGCTGCGACGTCTCGGCATCCAGTTGTCGTTCGACGACTTCGGCACCGGCTTCGCCTCCCTCACGATGTTGCGCGACTACCCGGTGACGCACATCAAGATCGACAAGAGCTTCACGCAGGTGGTGCAGACCTCCGACAAGGACCGGGCCATCGTGATGGCGCTCATCGCCCTCGCGCGCGATCTCGAACTACGGGTCACCGCCGAGGGCATCGAGAGTCGCGCCGAACGCGATTTCCTGAAGCTGCTGGGTTGTGAGAAGGGGCAAGGGTACTTCTTCGGTCGACCTGTTCCCGCCGACCTGTTCGCCGAACAGTTCTTCGTGGACGAGACCGTCCTGCGGCGGCCGGCCGCTATGGCCAGTTGATCCGTGCGCAGCCCCGGCATCAGGTCCTCGCTGGGGCGTTGGAACGCGTCAGACCGATGAGATAGGTGACCGGCAGCGGCCCGCCGCCCGATTCTCCTGCCCGCCATTCATAGCGCGTGTGTTGCACACCGGCGCGCTGAGCGATGTCGTCGAGTTCCGCGGGGGTATACGTCCGCAAGCATGAGACGAGGCCGTCCCACAATACGGTCAACGGGATGAGCGGAATGAGATAGGTGAACAGCAGGCGTGACCACCGGAACGGCCGGATGGCCGGCGTGAACAGCAGCACCAGGATTGGCGTGAGGCAGGTGATCAGCAGTGCCTTGACACTGCGATGCGTGGCTTCCAACGCCGCGAACGGCTCGCCGGCCTGCTCGGCATCCCGCAACATCGCGACGATCTCGTCCTCTTCGAAATGATGCAACGCCGAGAACATGGTGCGCACGCCGCGGAGATCGGCCGGCACCCGCCGCGCATCCACCGCGCGCCGCTCCCCCTGCACCCGTCCGGGCATGTCGTGTGCCGCCCGCGCGAACGCCTCGAGATTCGGATGCCAGTCGGTGAGCGTGATCGTGGGGGCCACACCTTCGGCGGCAAGCGCCGGGAGGAGTGACTGCCATGGGCCTCCGCCACCGGCCGCGAGATCGACGATGTCGTTCCGCCCCGTGCGATGCAGCAACCCGGCCAGGTGCGGCACCGCCGGTCCGTACGCATTGCCCACCGTGATGGCGTGCCGGAGATAGTCGGTCACCCCGTCGCGAACGACGCGGGGACACCAGGACTGATCGGCGATTTCGAAGAGATGACGGCGACGCATGAGGGATGGGGTGAGTATGTCCAATGTTCTGATGTTTCTGAATAATCAGAAATATATGACCACTCTATTCCCATCACCACCCGCTGCCTGACGGGATCACCGCGGGCGCCGCGCTCCGGGCCAGGCGCCCGCCATCTCGGCGAGCCAGTTCGCGGCATATCCGAAGAACCGCTCCAGCGGGAGCAGTCGCTGGGCAGCGGGTTTGAGCGTCGCCGGCAAGGCCGTGCGACATCCCTGCACCAGATCCCGCATCCGGGTCGCGCGCACCACGCTGGCCTGCAGCATGGGCACGAAGGGGTCGTCGTGCAGCCGGAACCGATCGGTGCGTTCGCCGGGAAGCCGCGTGCGATGCACCACGCCGAGCGACTCCAGAATCCGCACGGTGGTACTCACGTTGCTGCGACTGATCTGCAGCCGCTCGGCGAGTTCCTCGGCCGTGAGCGGTCCTCCTTCCACGAAGAAGACCCCGAGCATCCGGCCGGCGGGGCGTGGCAGCCCCTCCGGTTCCATCATCGCACTGAAGTGGTCGAGGAAGTCCTGGATGGCGGGATGATCGGTGGCATGCCTGGCGTGCATATCACGGGAAACTATCGCGTCCCTGAGTCGCCGTCACCGATATTGCGTGATATCGACGGATGCCGACCGATATCGCGTGATCCCATTGTGATGCCTCGAGCCCCATGGAGATCGCCTGGAGATCGCCTGAACACCGCTGCCTCATTCTTCCGGAGACTGTGCCATGCGCGCGGCCACACTGCATCACCTGTTCGACTCCCGCCTGCCCATCATCCAGGCGCCGATGGCTGGTGTGCAGGGGGCTGCGCTGGCGGTGGCCACGACAAACGCCGGTGGGCTGGGTTCGCTCCCCTGCGCGACGCTGGCACCCACGGCCATGGAGACGGAACTCACGCACGTCACGCGGGATGTGCACGGGCCGGTGAACGTCAACTTCTTCTGCCACGCACCACCCGTTTCCGACGAATCGCGCGAGGACGCGTGGCGTGCGGCGTTGGCCCCGTACTTCGAAGAGTTCGGTGTCGATCCACAGCAGATTCCGCGGGGACCGGGTCGGGTCCCCTTCAATCACGACGTGGCCGATGCGCTGGAGCCCTTCCGGCCCGCGGTGGTCAGTTTTCATTTCGGTCTGCCGGCGCCGGCATTGCTCGAACGCGTGCGCGGATGGGGCGCGAAGATCCTGTCCACCGCCACCACGGTCGATGAAGCACGTTGGCTCGAAGCCCGTGGCGTGAGCGGCATCATCGCGCAGGGACTCGAAGCCGGTGGGCATCGCGGCATGTTTCTGTCCGACGATCTCTGCGGCCAGTCGGGGACTTTTGCCCTGCTGCCCCAGGTGGTGCGGGCGGTGCGCGTGCCGGTCATCGCGGCGGGCGGGATCGCCGACTCCCGCGGTGTGGTCGCGGCCGTGGCGCTCGGAGCAGCGGGTGTGCAGGTGGGGACGTCGTATCTGCTGTGCCCCGAAGTGCACACCACGCCCCTACATCGCCGTGCATTGCGTGACGAAAGCCGCACCGCGCTCACCGCAGTGACCAACCTGCTCACCGGCCGGCCCGCGCGGGGAATGTTCAATCGCGTGATGCGTGAACTGGGCCCGATGAGCCCCCTCGCGCCGGCCTTCCCCCTCGCCACGGCGGCCATCACCGCACTGCGTGCCGCCGCGGAGAGGGAACAGCGTGATGATTTCTCGTCACTCTGGGCCGGTCAGAACACCACCGGGTGTCGCGAGGTGCCGGCGGCAGAGATCACGCAGGCCCTGATGGACGGTGTTGCCCTCGGATGAGGGCACCCGGACTCGGAACGCCACTCAGAACTTCACGTCGAAGCTGCCGGCCGTCACGGCCTTGTTGCCCGCCGCGCCCGTATTGGTGGAGGGAATGGCGGTGAAGGAGAACGTTCCCACCGCGCGGTTGGCGGTGAGGGTGGTGATGACGACACTCCCCGAGCCGCCCACCATGCTGGTGACCCACGCCTTGGTGCCTTCCGTATACGTGATCGTGTGAGCACCGGTGCCGGTACCCACCGGGATGGTGCCCGCGGCCGTGACATTGACCAGTGAGAAGTTCAACTGACGGGAGTTGCCGCTGACCGCGCCGAACGCGAGGACGTTGCCGGCGCGTGTCGCCTGGACGGCGAGATCGGCTGAGAAGGCCGTCCCATCGATCGTTGCGGTCACTCCACCGGAACTCTTCGGTCCCGTCGACGAGTTGCCGTCACCACCGCACGCCATCGCCAACACCAATGCCGCGAGTACCAATCGCTTCACGCCATGCTCCGGGAAGAAAGGAAAAGATGCGCTCAGGCGAGCCGCATCACCTGCGGCCCATACCGCCGCAGATACAACCACAGGCTATACAACGTGAGGGCCACCGCGCCCAGCATGCTGGTGATGCCCACGAATCCATTGAACCACGCAAAGGCCTGCCACGCCGAGTCGTTCTGCCACCCTTCGCGCACCGCGAGCGTCAGCGCGAAGAACCAGAAATAGGCCGCCCCCAGCCAGATACTCTGGAACGTGGTCTTCCACTTGGCCGGACCGATGGCCGAGATCACGAGACCGCGCCGCGCGGCAATCTGCCGGAACACCGTCATGAACGCCTCGCGCCCCAGGACCACCAATACGATCCAGAGCGGCAGCGACACATGCCCGAACGGCGTCGCAAAGAGAAACGGCGAGGCGTCGGCACTGCCGCTGGCGACATACGCCGCATCGGACACGATGAACTGCGGATGCCGCTGCAGGAAATACATCGGCACCAGCGTGGCCACGAGCAGCAGCTTGTCGGCCAACGGGTCGAGCAGACGCCCGAGGTCGGTGACGAGATTGCGCTGCCGCGCGAGATGGCCGTCCCAGTAGTCGGTGATGGCCGCGACGAGGAACAGCACGAACGCCACGAGGCGGGCCGTCCACGACGTGGTGAACGGCAGCCACGCAATCAGAGGCGTCAGAGCGATGCGGCCGACGGTGATCGCGTTGGGAAGGTTCACGTGCGCGGGAGTAGCGGGAGGCAGGACAACATCCGGAGGACGGTGCCCGCGTCACGCGCCGCCGTTCCGCGCCGGCGGAAGGGTCAGGCGAGTGTCTTGAGCACCAGCTTGGAGACGGCCTTCAGCGTATCGAAGACCCCATCCCCGGTGACCGCAACAGCTTCGAAGTACGGCACACGCTCCACCCACTCGCCGGTGGGCAACTGGCTCACCAGGTACTCACCGGGGCGGAACGGATCGGCCATCGGACGCATCCGCGTGGGATCCGTGACTTCCCAGCCCGGGTTGAGCATGGTCTGCAGCTCGGCCAGCGACGCCGCGTTGGGAAGATCGCGCTTGTTGTACTGGATGACGAACGGCATCCGGGTGAGATCATACCCATACGCCGCCATGTTGTCATACAGGTTCTGCATGGACTCGAGATTGGCTTCTGCCCGCTCGGCCTGCGAGTCGGCGACGAACACCACTCCATCCACTCCCTTCAAGATGAGCTTTCGACTCGCATTGTAGTAGACCTGCCCGGGCACCGTGTAGAGGTGAAATCGGGTGCGGAAGCCACGGATCGTGCCCAGATCGACCGGCAGGAAGTCGAAAAAGAGCGTGCGCTCGGTCTCGGTGGCCAGCGAAATGAGCTTGCCCCGGGTGTTGGGCAACACCTTGCCGTACACGTACTCGAGGTTGGTGGTCTTGCCGCCCAGCCCGGGTCCGTAGAAGACGATTTTGCAGTTGATCTCGCGGGACGCGTAGTTGATCATCGACATCGCAGCGCGTCCTTACTGAAAGAGCCGGTCGATCTCGTCTTCCGCGCCGGCCAGGAAGCCCGGGGGCGCCGCCTCGGCCGCGCTGCCGCGGGCAAAGACGCCTTCGAAGATGCGGGTCAGCTCGTCGACCGCACTCTTCATGCGGAGCCGGACCAGTCCCAGTGTGGTGCGATTGTCGAACAGCACCACCAGAATGACGCGCCGCGCGATGTCGGCCAGATACATCGATTCCCGCTCGCCCTGGTGGAAGAGGACGTTGAAGTCGCTCTCTCCGATCAGACGGGCCAGCTGGTCATTGGCGCTGAAATCGGCCGCCGTGAGGGTCGCGAAGGCCGTGGCGTCGAAATTGGGGGGCTCGCCCACCGTCGCGACGAGCTGACCGCTCCGGTCGACGAGCAGTGCGCAGCGCGCCTTGGCGTCGTACAGGAACCGCTGGAGCGTGATCGTGATGGCCCCGAAGTCGTCCTCGGTGAACGACCAGGTGGCGGCGCCGATGGGCATGAACGATGATGGCGAAAGGCTCGGACGGTGGGCCGGTCTCCGGTGATCGACCGCGTGACCTTCCGCACGATCGTATCACACCGCCGGCACCACGGGGGCCGCTGAGCCCCCGCTAAGAACGTAACAGCCGCTCCGTGCGCCGCAGAACCCTCTGAGCCCGGCGTCGCAGCAACGGATGCGACTCCCAGGCCAGATAGTCCCGGAGTAGCCGCGCACTATCAACGCTCGGGTGGGCGCGAAGGTAACCGAGTGCCGCCAATCGCTTGCGGGGAGCGGCATGAAACAGCGACCGACGGTGCCGATGCAGCTGTACGCTCCACCCCAGCACCCCCACCGCCGCCCCGATGGCCACGCTGGCCAGCACCCATCCAATCGTTCTGGAACGCCGCATCACATCTCCCGCCGGGCCGCGAGCGCCTGAGCGATCGTCACACCATCGGCATATTCGAGGTCTCCACCCACGGGCAGACCGCGGGCGATCCGGGTAACCCGGATGGCTCCGCCGTCCACCAGGCTCCGACTCATTCCGGTCAACTGGCGCTGGACATACAGCGCGGTGGCTTCGCCTTCCAGCGACGGATTGGTGGCCAGGATCACTTCCCGTACCCCGTCCGGCTCGAGACGGGCCAACAGCGCGGCCACGGTCAGATCCTCAGGGCCCACGCCGTCCAGCGGCGAAAGCCGCCCGCCCAACACGTGGTACAGCCCCCGGAACTCCCCGGCGCGCTCGATCGACGCGATGTCGCTGGCCTGCTCCACCACACAGAGCGTGGTCGGATCGCGACGCGGATCGGTGCACAGCGCACACAGCGGGGATTCGGTGAGGTTGTGGCACCGCTCGCAGGGACGCACCCGTTCGGTGAGCGCGACGAGCGCCTCCGCCAGCTTCCGGCTCTGCGACGACGGCTGACGCAACAGATGGTACGTCAGCCGCAGTGCCGTTTTGCGTCCGATTCCCGGAAGCCGGGCGAGTTCGTTGGTGAGTTCGTCGATGACCGACATGGCAACCCGGAGGACGGCCGTTCGTCAGAACGGCAGCTTGAACGGGAGGTCGATCCCGCCGGTCACTTTCTGCAACTCCATCTGCATGGCGTCGGCGGCCTTCTTCTGCGCTTCGGCCACGGCCACGACGATGAGATCCTCGAGCATTTCGAGATCGGCCGGATTGACGACGGTCGGATCGAGCTTGATGCGCTTGAGCTGCATCTTGCCGTCGACATCGGCCGTGACCATGCCGCCACCAGCCAACGCGGTGAAGGTGCGCTGCGACATCTCGTCCTGCATCGTCTGCATGCGCGCCTGCATGTCCTTGAACTGGCCCAGCATCTTGAAGAGATCCATTGAGGACTGCGGTTATGGGTTGTGGGGAGTGAGTCCGGGGGGAACTGCGGGTGTGGGTTTGGGGGCGTGGGTTCGGGAGGAACCCCGGAGCCCGGCCGGCCCGCTCAGTCCAGCAGTTCCAAGTCGAGCGCCTTGACGGCCGCGTCGAGCAGCGCGTTCCGCGAGGCGATCTGCTCGGTGCGCTGCCGCTGCACATCGTGCGCGGTCATGCGCACAGTGGTATCACGCGACGGCGCGGCGGCGGCCGGGGTGTGCGGTTTGAGGACGAGGGCCGTGAGACCGTCGAACATGCCCTGCACGGCGGCCAGCACATCGGCCCGCGATTTTTCGACGGCCTGCGCGAAAGTGTCGTCGAGCGGGTCATACCCCAGCGTGAGCGTCCCGTTCGGGGCGATCGTCATGGGAATGAGGCGCTCCACGGCCTGGGCGAGCATGCCCCGTCCGTTCTGCCGCAGCGTATCGGCCACATCCCGCCAGCGCGCGCCCACCCGGTCGATATCCGGCGGCGGCCCTGAGGGGGCCCGTGGCGGCGCGCTGCGGGCGGCTTCCTGCGCGGCCGCCGCCGCATCGGCGACCTGCTGCGTGGCGGGGCGTGGGGTGGGGATGGGTGGCGCGCTCGGCGCCGATGCCGGTGTTCGTGGCGGTGTTGCCGTCTGGGCCGTCGCTGAGGGCACGGTCGGCGGCGGCGTCACGAACGACGAGGCCGCCGGCGCCATCGCGTACGCGGGAGCCACGCGGGTTTCATGCGCCGCCCGCCGCGGCGGATCCTCGCGGCCGCCGCTGCCGAACCCCTGCAGCACTTCCTGCAACTCGATGGTGCGATCGAGCAGCGCGAACCGCACGAGCAATGTCTCCAGCAACAACTGTGGCTGACCACTGCGCCGGTACATGGGCTCGAGTTCGAGCAGCGCGTGCAGCATGCGCAGCAGATCGTTCGCCGCCAGACGTCCTTTGCGCTCGGCGAGCGCGGCGCGCATGCGCTCCGGCAACTCGGGCGGCACGCCGCCCAGTTCGATGGCGAGTTGCGCCCGCAGCAGATCGCCGAGCCCCGAGAGCACCAGCACAAAATCGACGCCGGCATCGGCCAGACGCTGCACGGCCGAAAACACCTCGGCGGCGCGCCGGTCGGCGACCATGTCGAGCAGCGCGAGATACTCGTCGTCGGGAATGAGGCCGAGCGCGGTCTGCACGCGCTCCGCCGTGACCGCGGCACTCTCCCCCAGGGACAACACCTGGTCGGTGAGTGACAGCGCGTCACGCAGTCCGCCATCGGCAGCGCGAGCGATCATGGCCAGCGCATCCATCTCGAAGGCCACCTGCTCTTCGGTGAGCACGGCCGCGAGACGTTCACGGATCTCCGCCGGCCCGATGCGCTTGAGATCGAACCGCTGGAGTCGCGAGAGCACCGGTGCGGCAGCCTGCGCGATCTTCTGCGGTTCGGTGGTGGCGAAAACGAACACCACACGCGGCGGCGGTTCCTCGAGCACTTTCAGCAGCGCGTTCCACGCCTCGCGCGTGAGCATGTGCGCTTCGTCGACGATGTAGACCTTGTAGCGATCATCGCCGGACGGGGCATACATGGCACGTTCCCGCAGTTCGCGCGCGTCATCGACACCACGATTGGACGCGGCATCGATCTCGACCACGTCGAGCGAGGCCGATCCGCTCCAGATGCGCTGGCAGCTGGCGCACTGTCCGCAGGGTTCGCCCTGCAGTTCGGGCTCGCCGCGCCGCTCGCAATTGAGCGCCATGGCCAGCACGCGCGCGAGCGTGGTCTTGCCGGTGCCGCGGGGACCGCACAGCAGGTAACCGTGCGCCACGCGCCCGCGGGCAATGGCCCCCTTGAGCGTATTGGCCACATGGTCCTGCACCGCGACCGTGGCGAAGTTGCGCGGGCGATACTTGCGGGCGAGAGCGAGCGACATGCGGGCAATCTAGCGGGCCGACCGATTCCCGGGACGGCCTTGACTGGACGGGAACGCGTCCAGGAATGCGACCCACGGGATCCCCCGAAAGTGGACGGGGTAGGCCTGTCTCGGAAACATCTACCGATATAAGTCCGTCAGCATGGGTTTCGCCTACGGACGGTGTTCCCCACGAAGGCTACGACATCCGGCACGCTGGACAGGTATTTCCTCAGCGCTAGATTCGCCCATTATGAGCCAGCCGAAGCGACGAAAAGGTGCCCAGAAAAGGGTACGGGTCACGATCGACGCCAATCGAACAGGTTCCGGGATGGTGAGTGTTCAGTTCGGTGGCGTGACGGTCCAGACGGACCCGGTGCAACCATCTGTGCTCGCACAAAATGTGGCCAGCGGCCGTGAGGCACTGAGGCGTGCCGCCCGCGGCATACCCAAGATCGGTGTCCATATTGCCAGGATGCCCGATGTCCCGTTGTTCCGTGTCGATCCCCACCACCCCGATCGCGTGATTCGGCAGATGGGCGACAAAATTGAATCGGGTGTTTTCATGAACGGCCGCTTCAAAGTCGAGCCGTGAAATCCCTGGGGCAGGCGCTCGATACGCTGCTCCAGGCTCAAAGCGCGTCAAACAAGCCCTTGGCGGTTATCCTGGCTGGTCACAATGGCTCAGGGAAATCCACCATGTGGTACTAGTTGCTCGCCAACACCCTGCAGATCCCACTGATCAACGCCGATCGGATGATGATGTCCATCCTCCCGGAGACGGGGCTGGAGCATCCGCTTCCCGAATGGGCGAGATCTCTGCGCGACAGTCACACCGACTGGATGCAGGTGGCACAAAATGGCGTCAGTGCTTTCGTGGCCCAGGCGCTGTCTAAAGGCGTGCCCTTTGCCATGGAGACCGTATTTTCACACTGACTGCAACGGCCCGATGGCACGATCGAATCCAAAGCCGATCTGATCGTGCAGATGCAGCAGCAGGGTTACTTCGTGATCCTGATGTTCGTGGGGTTGAGCAGCGCCCAACTCTCGATCGGACGAGTGAGTACACGCGTGGCCAAGGGTGGTCATGCCGTGGACGTCACCAAGCTCGAAAATCGTTTTCCACGAACGCAACGAGCGGTGCGACGAGCGTCTTCGATTGCGGACGCCACCATCTTCGTCGACAACAGCCGGAGCGAAGCCGAAGCCTTCACGGTTTGCCGAATCCAGATCGGACACACACAGGTATTCGATCTGCGACGCGATCAGTCGCCACCTGAGATCGAAAGGTGGATGAATCAGGCATGCCCGGATGCACGCTGCGGTGATCACACATCGCGCACGTCAGCGCAGGGGCAAGCCTGAGCGAGGCGATCTCGTGCGCGACCATTGGACAAACAAAAGCGCGCGGAAGACCGGCTCGTGAGAGCGGCTTACCGCGCGCAGTGCTCCGGGCCTGACGAAGCGACGCCAGACTCCACGTGCCGCTGCTACCTTCGGGGTCCTGACGGGGTTGGCGGGCTGGTGCCCTCCGGGACCCGGAGCGAATGCAAGATAGCGAGAGGAACGGTGGGGGCAAAGGGCGCGTCTGGTATCTGGCGTTTGGCCTCTGGAGTCCGACCCTCTTGCCTCAGATCTTCAGACAGGGTCAGAAGTCAGAAATCAGGAGGTCAGAACTGAGACGGCGATCGAATGATGAGAGATCAGACAACCACGAGGTCAGAAATCTGAGCACTGGCGGTCGAGGGGGCCGTGCGCGCCACAGGCCTCGCTGGCCGGACCTGCGGCCCGGGTCCCCCGGGGCGCAAAGCGCCCCGCAGAAACGCCAAGCTCTCGCGTCAGAATCCACCAGCGACCGAAGTGCTCAGACCTCTGATTTCGTGGTTGTCTGATTTCTCATTCCTCTATATCCGTCTCAGTTCTGACCGGCTGATCTCTGACCTCTGACCCCGTCTGAAAGTCTGACCCGCCCCTCAGCCGCAGACTTCCTCGAGTGCCTGCCGTAGTTGCCGCGCCGCCAGAACCACCGCTCCAACCGGCGCATCGAGATGAGTGACTGCGCGCACCCGCCGGTCGTGCCAGATGCTGATGCGCACGCCCAGCTCGGCGGCGCGGGCCACTACATCGGCGGCGCGCGGGACCGGCAGGTCGATCATGACGATGTTCGTGTCCGGCGGCACCACCGTGGCGCCGCCGGCGCCGTCCACGATGGCCGCCAGTTCGCGCGCGGCCGCGTGATCGTCGGCGAGCCGGTCGACATGATGCTCCAGCGCATACAGGGCTGCGGCGGTGAGCACCCCGCTCTGTCGCATGCCACCGCCGAGCCGCTTGCGCACACGATGCGCCTTCGCGATGAGATCCGCCGGGCCGGCCAGGCAGGCACCCACCGGAGCGCCAAGGCCCTTCGAGAACGACACCATCACGGTGTCGGCGCAGGCCGCGAAATCGGCGAGCGACGTGCCAGTGGCCACGGAGGCGTTCCAGAGACGCGCGCCGTCGAGATGCACCGGCAATGCCGCATGGCGCGCAACGGCCTGCAGCGCCTGCATGTCCGCCAGCGTCGTGATCGCGCCACCGGCACCATTGTGGGTGTTCTCGAGACACACCAGCGATGCCTCGGGCGCGTGCATGGAGGGTGACCGGAGCGACGCCCGCAGGTCGTCGGCCACCATCACGCTCGTCGTGCCGCGCACCGGACGGATCTGCACCCCGCACAACGCCGCCGCGCCCGCGATCTCCCAGTGCACGATGTGCGCATCGGCATCGATCAGGATCTCGGTGCCCGGGGTGGTGTGCACCCACACCGCGGCCTGGTTGGCCATCGTGCCGCTGGGGAAAAACAGCGCCCGCTCCTTCCCCAATCGTTCGGCCACCATGGCTTCGAGGCGCATCGTCGTGGGGTCGCCCTCCAGCACATCGTCGCCCACGTCGGCATCGGCGATGGCGCGACGCATCGCCGCGGTGGGGCGGGTGACCGTATCACTGCGCAGATCGAGCATGTCGGGCATGACGGACTTCAGCGACGAAAGAAAGAGAGGAGGATCAGGCGCGGGGCTTCGGCGATGAACGATTCACCGCAGGAGTGCCCTTCCCCTTGGCAGCGGTCGTCGGCACCCGCGGAGGTTCCGCCAGCCGCGCGAGTTCGCGCTGGCGCAGATCGTAGGCCTGCGCCACCTCTCCGCCGATGAGAAAGAGAAACGCCGCATAATACGTCCAGAACACCACGGCCACGATGGCTGCGATGGTACCGGTGTAGAGCGAACTCGGATCGGCGTTGCGCACCAGGATCGCGAACAAATGCCGCGCCAGTTCGAACAGCACCGCGGCCGTCGCGCCACCCACAAAAGCCACCCGCACCGACGGACGCCGCCGCGGCAATCCGCGGTACAACGCGTAGAACAGGCCGAACACCAGCAGCACGGCCAGCATCCGACCCACGACATACGTGAGACTGCCCATCGCCGATTCGCGCAGCCCCACCTCGCGCAGCAGGGTCAGTCCGCGCGTGGTGGCCAGATCGAGATACGCGCTGAACACCACGTACACGACCACCGCCATCGTCGCCACCACCGTGGCCAGCAGGTCGAAGAGCTTGCCGACGACGATGCTGCGATCGGTATCGTCGAAAATGAGCGAGAGCACGCTGCGCAGCGAACCGAAGAGGCGCGTGGAGAACCACGCGAAGCCGATGGCCGAATACAGCGTGACGGCGCCTCGGGTTTCCAGCACATCGGTGATCACGCCGCGCAGCAGCGCGTCGGCGGCATTCGAACCGTTGGGAAGCAATTGCGCGACCAGCGCGGTGACCGTATCCGCGGCCTCCGCCGGCTGATTGCCCAGCAGAAACGACAGGCCCGTGATGAGCAGCAGGACGAACGGCACCAGCGCGAGCAGGATGTTGAACGCCAATCCGCCCGCGAGGAATGGGACATTGTCCGCCGCGCTCTGATTCCACACGCGGCGGACGATATCCCACCAGCTCTCAGCCTTCTGCCGCAGTCCCGTCAGCAGACTGATCCGTCTGGGGGGCCACATCGTCGGCGTGACGCCGGACTCGGTCGCTGTAGGCACGGCGGCCATCACTGTAGGCCCGCTTGGTATCCGCGACGGCCTGTTCGAGGTCGGCCCGCGCCTGTGCGGCGGCCTCCCGACCGGCATCCACGGCCTCGTTCACCGCATCGACGCGCGTCTGCACGGCCGAGCGCGCCCGGGCTACCCGGTCGTCGACGGCGGACCGTCCACGTTCCACCGAATCGGCCACGCGTTCACCCAGATCGTCGGTGATCTCACGCACACGACGGCCTGCGCGTCGCGCTTCACGGGAAAGACGCTCACGCGTTTCCTGCCCACTCGCGGGAGCGA
The nucleotide sequence above comes from Gemmatimonas aurantiaca. Encoded proteins:
- the dnaX gene encoding DNA polymerase III subunit gamma/tau, with protein sequence MSLALARKYRPRNFATVAVQDHVANTLKGAIARGRVAHGYLLCGPRGTGKTTLARVLAMALNCERRGEPELQGEPCGQCASCQRIWSGSASLDVVEIDAASNRGVDDARELRERAMYAPSGDDRYKVYIVDEAHMLTREAWNALLKVLEEPPPRVVFVFATTEPQKIAQAAAPVLSRLQRFDLKRIGPAEIRERLAAVLTEEQVAFEMDALAMIARAADGGLRDALSLTDQVLSLGESAAVTAERVQTALGLIPDDEYLALLDMVADRRAAEVFSAVQRLADAGVDFVLVLSGLGDLLRAQLAIELGGVPPELPERMRAALAERKGRLAANDLLRMLHALLELEPMYRRSGQPQLLLETLLVRFALLDRTIELQEVLQGFGSGGREDPPRRAAHETRVAPAYAMAPAASSFVTPPPTVPSATAQTATPPRTPASAPSAPPIPTPRPATQQVADAAAAAQEAARSAPPRAPSGPPPDIDRVGARWRDVADTLRQNGRGMLAQAVERLIPMTIAPNGTLTLGYDPLDDTFAQAVEKSRADVLAAVQGMFDGLTALVLKPHTPAAAAPSRDTTVRMTAHDVQRQRTEQIASRNALLDAAVKALDLELLD
- a CDS encoding GntG family PLP-dependent aldolase, whose product is MPDMLDLRSDTVTRPTAAMRRAIADADVGDDVLEGDPTTMRLEAMVAERLGKERALFFPSGTMANQAAVWVHTTPGTEILIDADAHIVHWEIAGAAALCGVQIRPVRGTTSVMVADDLRASLRSPSMHAPEASLVCLENTHNGAGGAITTLADMQALQAVARHAALPVHLDGARLWNASVATGTSLADFAACADTVMVSFSKGLGAPVGACLAGPADLIAKAHRVRKRLGGGMRQSGVLTAAALYALEHHVDRLADDHAAARELAAIVDGAGGATVVPPDTNIVMIDLPVPRAADVVARAAELGVRISIWHDRRVRAVTHLDAPVGAVVLAARQLRQALEEVCG
- a CDS encoding YihY/virulence factor BrkB family protein — its product is MWPPRRISLLTGLRQKAESWWDIVRRVWNQSAADNVPFLAGGLAFNILLALVPFVLLLITGLSFLLGNQPAEAADTVTALVAQLLPNGSNAADALLRGVITDVLETRGAVTLYSAIGFAWFSTRLFGSLRSVLSLIFDDTDRSIVVGKLFDLLATVVATMAVVVYVVFSAYLDLATTRGLTLLREVGLRESAMGSLTYVVGRMLAVLLVFGLFYALYRGLPRRRPSVRVAFVGGATAAVLFELARHLFAILVRNADPSSLYTGTIAAIVAVVFWTYYAAFLFLIGGEVAQAYDLRQRELARLAEPPRVPTTAAKGKGTPAVNRSSPKPRA
- a CDS encoding YtxH domain-containing protein; translated protein: MARGYDDDRVVVIERDESGNGIGMLLLGLAIGAGAALLFAPASGQETRERLSREARRAGRRVREITDDLGERVADSVERGRSAVDDRVARARSAVQTRVDAVNEAVDAGREAAAQARADLEQAVADTKRAYSDGRRAYSDRVRRHADDVAPQTDQSADGTAAEG